In Papio anubis isolate 15944 chromosome 20, Panubis1.0, whole genome shotgun sequence, a single window of DNA contains:
- the CALR gene encoding calreticulin has translation MLLSVPLLLGLLGLAAAEPAVYFKEQFLDGDGWTSRWIESKHKSDFGKFVLSSGKFYGDEEKDKGLQTSQDARFYALSASFEPFSNKGQTLVVQFTVKHEQNIDCGGGYVKLFPNSLDQTDMHGDSEYNIMFGPDICGPGTKKVHVIFNYKGKNVLINKDIRCKDDEFTHLYTLIVRPDNTYEVKIDNSQVESGSLEDDWDFLPPKKIKDPDASKPEDWDERAKIDDPTDSKPEDWDKPEHIPDPDAKKPEDWDEEMDGEWEPPVIQNPEYKGEWKPRQIDNPDYKGTWIHPEIDNPEYSPDPSIYAYDNFGVLGLDLWQVKSGTIFDNFLITNDEAYAEEFGNETWGVTKAAEKQMKDKQDEEQRLKEEEEDKKRKEEEEAEEKEDDEDKDEDEEDEEDKEEDEEEDVPGQAKDEL, from the exons ATGCTGCTATCCGTGCCGCTGTTGCTCGGCCTCCTCGGCTTGGCCGCCGCCGAGCCCGCCGTCTACTTCAAGGAGCAGTTTCTGGACGGAG ACGGGTGGACTTCCCGCTGGATCGAATCCAAACACAAGTCAGATTTTGGCAAATTCGTCCTCAGTTCCGGCAAGTTCTACGGTGACGAGGAAAAAGATAAAG GTTTGCAGACAAGCCAGGATGCACGCTTTTATGCTCTGTCGGCCAGTTTCGAGCCTTTCAGCAACAAAGGCCAGACGCTGGTGGTGCAGTTCACGGTGAAACATGAGCAGAACATCGACTGTGGGGGCGGTTATGTGAAGCTGTTTCCTAATAGTTTGGACCAGACGGACATGCACGGAGACTCAGAATACAACATCATGTTTG GTCCTGATATCTGTGGCCCCGGCACCAAGAAGGTTCACGTCATCTTCAACTACAAGGGCAAAAACGTGCTGATCAACAAGGACATCCGTTGCAAG gATGATGAGTTTACACACCTGTACACACTGATTGTGCGGCCAGACAACACTTATGAGGTGAAGATTGACAACAGCCAGGTGGAGTCGGGCTCCTTGGAAGATGATTGGGACTTCCTGCCACCCAAGAAGATAAAGGATCCTGATGCTTCAAAACCTGAAGACTGGGATGAGCGGGCCAAGATCGATGATCCCACAGACTCCAAGCCTGAG GACTGGGACAAGCCCGAGCATATCCCTGACCCCGATGCTAAGAAACCCGAGGACTGGGATGAAGAGATGGATGGAGAGTGGGAACCCCCAGTGATTCAGAACCCTGAGTACAAG GGTGAGTGGAAGCCCCGGCAGATCGACAACCCAGATTACAAGGGCACTTGGATCCACCCAGAAATTGACAATCCCGAGTACTCTCCTGATCCCAGTATCTATGCCTATGATAACTTTGGTGTGCTGGGCCTGGACCTCTGGCAG GTCAAGTCTGGCACCATCTTTGACAACTTCCTTATCACCAACGATGAGGCATACGCCGAGGAGTTTGGCAATGAGACGTGGGGCGTAACAAAG GCAGCAGAGAAACAAATGAAGGACAAACAGGACGAGGAGCAGAGGCttaaggaggaggaagaagacaagaagcgcaaagaggaggaggaggcagaggagaaggaggaCGATGAGGACAAAGATGAGgatgaggaggatgaggaggacaaggaggaagatgaggaggaagatGTCCCCGGCCAGGCCAAGGACGAGCTGTAG